A genomic segment from Polyangium mundeleinium encodes:
- a CDS encoding MYXO-CTERM sorting domain-containing protein: MARPRFLPLSSGLGALLLAFFGAGARLPDAGPSAARVVSPDIPLDAPAYGPSQGKQTTPAVAYDGTNWLLVWETLAADGFSSGLRGVLVGPSGAPLDPQGFEIEPSVGYNLAPAAAWDGAGWVVAWESGVPGDDTSWDIRARRFGPTGAPLGASFVLGGATNAQRAPAIAAGSSRVLVVWEDLRNGTSNDIYGARILSNGVLLDPLGLPIGAATNEQSRPSVAWDGTSFVVGWQDYRSGTNQDIYAARVTPAGVVLDPMGIAVSAVSGSQMYPAVASNGTSSLLVWRDYRSGSSYDIYGARVDPNGTVLDAAGLLVSAASGAQRYPSLAWDGVNYVAVWEDLRNGGGVYDLYGTRIDSQGTVLDPAGFVVVKGGADDISVALASGATHTLAAWDADADNRDIFGARIPQGGTAVDTPARLLSTAPNEERIGDAAFDGTNWFVVWADSRNKGSVVAGVRVSPAGQVLDASAILVASGQGPVATPRVSFDGKNHLVVWTDRRTTQNQSDVYAARVSPAGVVLDPGGFPVATGTSSQESPSVASTGSTWLVAWLDDRHGATAWDIYGARVSPFGAVQDPQGFPITTAPGSQFLSDLTSNGSLFLAVASDQRTDTKGDIYAFRIDPNGTVLDAAGIPVSVAPNAQTSPSVGFDGSDFLVVWTDERAPTAPDIHAARVTAAGVVLDPNSLVLAATPSAERAPSVAFDGAGHVVTYSITSEGANDIAGLRLHTDGTPVDAMPFVISAQPEDETPSIACAGLPGNVLVAYGAHDDVTDRIRVRARVVSDDGGGGAGGGGGSGGGGGSGGAGGSGGGSGGAGGSGGGSGGAGGSGGAGGSGGAGGSGGAGGTGGVGGAGGAAGNGGAGGDAGAGGGGGLGGMGGGASSGGGDQPTGPLVLDDGCGCRVTGDAPSTSPALLSLAALFLLRRRRIERKLRSA, from the coding sequence ATGGCCCGTCCGCGCTTCCTCCCCTTGTCCTCGGGCCTCGGCGCCCTCCTCCTCGCCTTCTTCGGCGCGGGCGCCCGCCTCCCCGACGCCGGCCCGAGCGCGGCCCGCGTCGTCTCGCCCGACATCCCGCTCGACGCGCCGGCCTATGGTCCTTCCCAGGGAAAACAGACGACCCCCGCGGTCGCCTACGACGGAACGAACTGGCTCCTCGTGTGGGAAACCCTCGCGGCGGACGGTTTTTCCTCGGGTTTGCGCGGCGTCCTCGTGGGCCCCTCCGGCGCGCCGCTCGATCCGCAGGGCTTCGAGATCGAGCCGTCCGTCGGGTACAACCTCGCGCCCGCCGCCGCGTGGGACGGCGCGGGTTGGGTCGTCGCGTGGGAGAGTGGTGTCCCCGGCGACGATACGAGCTGGGACATTCGCGCGCGGCGCTTCGGGCCCACGGGCGCGCCGCTCGGCGCCTCGTTCGTCCTCGGCGGCGCCACGAATGCGCAACGCGCACCCGCCATCGCCGCGGGGAGCAGCCGTGTCCTCGTCGTATGGGAGGATCTCCGCAATGGCACCTCGAATGACATCTACGGCGCGCGTATCCTTTCGAACGGCGTCCTGCTCGACCCGCTCGGCCTTCCCATCGGCGCCGCGACGAACGAGCAAAGCCGCCCCTCGGTCGCCTGGGACGGCACGAGCTTCGTCGTCGGCTGGCAGGACTATCGCAGCGGCACGAACCAGGACATTTACGCCGCGCGCGTGACGCCGGCGGGCGTCGTCCTCGATCCGATGGGCATCGCCGTCTCCGCGGTCTCGGGCAGCCAGATGTACCCGGCGGTCGCGAGCAATGGCACGAGCTCGCTCCTCGTCTGGCGTGATTACCGCAGCGGAAGCTCGTACGACATTTACGGCGCGCGTGTCGATCCGAACGGCACGGTCCTCGACGCCGCGGGCCTGCTCGTCTCGGCCGCCTCGGGCGCGCAGCGATACCCGTCGCTCGCCTGGGACGGCGTGAACTACGTCGCCGTATGGGAAGACTTGCGCAATGGCGGCGGCGTGTACGATCTTTATGGCACCCGCATCGATTCGCAGGGCACGGTCCTCGATCCGGCCGGGTTCGTCGTGGTCAAGGGCGGCGCGGACGACATCTCCGTCGCGCTCGCATCCGGCGCGACCCATACCCTCGCCGCGTGGGATGCCGACGCGGACAACCGCGACATTTTCGGCGCGCGCATCCCCCAAGGCGGCACGGCCGTGGACACGCCCGCGAGGCTCCTCTCCACGGCGCCGAACGAGGAGCGCATCGGCGACGCCGCGTTCGACGGGACGAATTGGTTCGTCGTATGGGCGGACTCGCGAAACAAAGGCAGCGTCGTGGCCGGCGTCCGCGTGAGCCCCGCGGGGCAGGTCCTCGACGCCTCGGCGATCCTCGTCGCGTCCGGCCAGGGCCCCGTCGCGACCCCGCGCGTTTCCTTTGACGGGAAAAACCACCTCGTCGTCTGGACCGACCGGCGCACGACGCAAAACCAGTCCGACGTCTACGCGGCGCGCGTCAGCCCTGCCGGCGTCGTCCTCGATCCGGGCGGTTTTCCCGTCGCCACGGGCACCTCGTCCCAGGAGTCACCCTCCGTCGCGTCCACGGGCAGCACCTGGCTCGTCGCCTGGCTCGACGATCGCCATGGCGCCACGGCGTGGGACATCTATGGCGCCCGCGTCTCGCCTTTCGGCGCGGTGCAAGATCCCCAGGGCTTTCCGATCACGACCGCGCCGGGCTCCCAGTTCCTCTCGGACCTGACCTCGAATGGCTCGTTGTTCCTCGCCGTGGCCTCCGATCAGCGCACCGACACGAAGGGCGACATCTATGCCTTCCGGATCGATCCGAACGGCACGGTCCTCGACGCCGCGGGCATCCCCGTATCGGTCGCGCCGAACGCGCAGACGAGCCCTTCGGTTGGCTTCGACGGGAGCGACTTCCTCGTCGTGTGGACCGACGAACGAGCGCCCACGGCCCCCGACATTCACGCCGCGCGCGTGACGGCTGCGGGGGTCGTCCTCGACCCGAACAGCCTCGTGCTCGCGGCGACCCCCAGCGCCGAGCGCGCGCCTTCCGTGGCCTTCGACGGCGCGGGCCACGTCGTCACGTATTCGATCACCTCGGAGGGCGCGAACGACATCGCGGGGCTCCGGCTCCACACGGACGGAACACCCGTGGATGCAATGCCTTTCGTGATCAGCGCGCAGCCGGAGGACGAGACCCCGTCGATTGCTTGCGCGGGGCTCCCGGGGAACGTTCTTGTCGCCTACGGGGCGCATGACGACGTGACGGATCGAATTCGCGTCCGGGCGCGGGTCGTATCCGACGACGGAGGCGGCGGGGCCGGCGGCGGAGGCGGAAGCGGCGGCGGAGGCGGAAGCGGCGGCGCAGGCGGAAGCGGCGGCGGAAGCGGAGGCGCAGGCGGAAGCGGCGGCGGAAGCGGCGGCGCGGGCGGAAGCGGCGGCGCGGGCGGGAGCGGCGGCGCGGGCGGAAGCGGCGGTGCAGGTGGAACCGGCGGAGTCGGCGGCGCGGGCGGTGCCGCTGGAAATGGCGGTGCGGGCGGCGATGCCGGCGCGGGCGGGGGAGGTGGTCTTGGTGGAATGGGCGGCGGGGCTTCGTCGGGCGGCGGGGATCAACCCACGGGACCCCTCGTCCTCGATGATGGTTGTGGGTGCCGGGTCACGGGGGACGCGCCTTCGACCTCGCCGGCCCTCCTCTCGCTCGCCGCGCTTTTTCTCCTGCGGAGACGCCGGATCGAGCGTAAGCTCCGGTCCGCGTGA
- a CDS encoding MopE-related protein — MNTTTFRTKRKPFASRHVLFGLCSTAAIFTIVGCDDTGTSTSSGTPSTGGSGGTGGSMQAGGMGGTGGIGGTGGLGGTGGTGGIGGAGGLGGAGGMGGTGGQNCIPETCNNVDDDCDGVVDNGNPGGGADCNTALPGACAAGHTTCQSGSLVCMADVAPGAQMETCNGVDDDCDGNLDEEVPGVGTACDTALPGVCAAGTTTCKDAALTCVQNVLPSPEVADGLDNDCNGQVDDGLALGKGLWAKGYGNDTSTQSVFRIATDSAGNIGVTGPMTGGFIDFGGGLMTVTGSEDAFLVKLDPNGGFLWQQQFSASNNLGWVTSLAFDATGNVYTAGYFVSNLTVGGKTLNPIGGGGDIFILKHDVATGAVLWSKVLGESTNSQGASDLATTPSGGLVVTGTVNGGAVSLGGPPLNGSASDTFLAMYDATGAHVFSKRFGDASVQSGKSVSVNAAGEIVLAVDLQGTANFGGGVLTSAGSIDVAIAKFAADGTHLWSKNYGSASTQDISKAAFDAQGNIFITGTHHEPIDFGCGPLSALNNHGFYVAKLDPNGACLWSKTYGTTPAKAFYAPNMAVDPAGNVIVTGTFQGSMDLGGGMMTVVAASPDIFVLKLSSTGAYVWSKQYGDPVVYETDTCNDVATDPMGNILLGGDFGGTIDFGLGPFSAGDLNHQDAFVAKLSP; from the coding sequence ATGAATACGACGACATTCCGCACCAAGCGTAAGCCCTTTGCCTCTCGGCACGTCTTGTTCGGCCTCTGCAGCACCGCTGCGATCTTCACGATCGTCGGCTGTGACGACACGGGCACGTCCACCTCGTCGGGCACGCCCTCCACGGGCGGCAGCGGCGGCACGGGAGGCTCGATGCAGGCCGGCGGCATGGGCGGGACCGGCGGGATCGGCGGAACGGGTGGCCTCGGCGGGACCGGCGGGACCGGCGGGATCGGCGGCGCGGGTGGCCTCGGCGGGGCCGGTGGAATGGGCGGGACCGGCGGTCAGAACTGCATCCCCGAAACCTGCAACAACGTCGACGACGATTGCGACGGCGTGGTCGACAATGGCAATCCCGGCGGCGGCGCCGATTGCAACACGGCGTTGCCCGGCGCGTGTGCCGCGGGCCATACCACGTGCCAGAGCGGCAGCCTGGTCTGCATGGCCGACGTCGCGCCCGGCGCGCAGATGGAGACGTGCAACGGCGTCGACGACGATTGCGACGGCAACCTCGACGAAGAGGTCCCCGGCGTCGGCACGGCCTGCGACACCGCGCTCCCGGGCGTCTGCGCGGCCGGCACCACGACTTGCAAGGACGCCGCGCTCACCTGCGTGCAGAACGTCCTGCCGAGCCCCGAGGTGGCGGATGGGCTCGACAACGACTGCAATGGTCAGGTCGACGACGGCCTCGCCCTCGGCAAGGGGCTCTGGGCCAAGGGGTACGGGAACGACACGTCGACACAGAGCGTCTTCCGCATCGCCACGGATTCCGCGGGAAACATCGGCGTCACCGGCCCGATGACGGGGGGGTTCATCGATTTCGGCGGCGGCCTCATGACCGTCACGGGCTCGGAAGATGCGTTCCTCGTCAAGCTCGACCCGAACGGCGGCTTCTTGTGGCAACAGCAATTCAGCGCCTCGAACAACCTCGGCTGGGTCACGTCCCTCGCCTTCGATGCGACCGGGAACGTGTACACGGCCGGATACTTCGTCAGCAACCTGACCGTGGGGGGCAAGACCCTCAACCCGATCGGCGGCGGTGGGGACATTTTTATCCTCAAGCATGACGTCGCCACGGGAGCCGTGCTCTGGAGCAAGGTGCTTGGCGAGTCGACCAATTCGCAAGGCGCGTCGGACCTTGCCACCACGCCGAGCGGCGGCCTCGTGGTCACGGGGACCGTGAATGGCGGCGCCGTGAGCTTGGGCGGCCCTCCCTTGAACGGGTCTGCCAGCGACACCTTCCTCGCCATGTACGACGCCACGGGCGCCCACGTCTTCAGCAAGAGATTCGGGGACGCCTCGGTCCAGAGCGGCAAGAGCGTCTCCGTGAATGCGGCGGGCGAGATCGTCCTCGCCGTCGACCTCCAGGGCACGGCCAATTTCGGCGGCGGCGTGCTCACGTCGGCGGGCAGCATCGACGTCGCGATCGCGAAATTCGCCGCGGATGGGACCCACCTCTGGAGCAAGAACTACGGCTCGGCGTCGACGCAGGACATCAGCAAGGCAGCGTTCGATGCGCAGGGCAACATCTTCATCACGGGCACCCATCACGAGCCCATCGATTTCGGATGCGGGCCCTTGTCGGCGCTGAACAACCACGGATTCTACGTGGCGAAGCTCGATCCGAACGGCGCGTGCCTCTGGTCGAAGACCTACGGCACGACCCCTGCCAAAGCGTTTTACGCCCCCAACATGGCCGTGGATCCGGCGGGCAACGTCATCGTGACGGGTACGTTCCAGGGCAGCATGGACCTCGGCGGCGGCATGATGACCGTCGTGGCCGCGTCCCCCGATATCTTCGTGCTCAAGCTGAGCTCCACGGGCGCCTACGTATGGAGCAAGCAGTACGGCGACCCGGTGGTGTACGAGACGGACACCTGCAACGACGTGGCGACCGATCCGATGGGGAACATCCTGCTCGGCGGGGATTTCGGCGGCACCATCGACTTCGGCCTCGGGCCGTTCTCGGCCGGGGACCTGAACCACCAGGACGCGTTCGTGGCGAAGCTCTCGCCCTGA
- the pilQ gene encoding type IV pilus secretin PilQ, giving the protein MLTKPRSAMLLGALLSFASARAYADANTRLEVRDVKLVSIGKGEARVSVTTSAEPRFFARVDSGGKRLVIDVSGAEIKGAPAAITQGNTLVGGVLTQTFDQDGKKITRVLVQLARSAEYRISAAPTGLVVDLAAADVTAPMRAATPVVTSSATPKAEERKAEHVASGAAVTNVRYDHQPGKDRVTVELNENVKFSHVTSANGRSILELEGVRLPDALERKLDVSAFGGTITAISTYRRKSDASRVVVEVEPKGDVVGVVAREGSTLVLTFADAAAHPMLSGVGADGGAARRVRTVAREEDVAATPSPSRAAETTVDGEEAAGFLPTTLAQQRRFTGRRIDLDLKDADIHNVLRLVSDVGRVNIVTSDDVKGTVTIRMRNVPWDQALETVLQAKGLGMVRQGNMIRVAPQAELNKERELDLARRKNELALAPLETRLIPVNYAVAKELQARGKDLLSPRGSLAVDDRTNVLVARDVAGNLDQLEELVRALDTQTPQVLIEARIVEATSRYLRDVGIQWGGDGTVSPATGNPTGLVFPSQIGITGGASDQATPTGGLSPFQNTVQNPNFAVNLPATTGTGLGGAIGMTLGSIDNTVNLAVRLSAAEASGLLRIVSSPRILTLDNREARISQGTLIPFSQISAQGVQTTFQEAKLQLLVKPHVTSDGSVSMHVKINRDEPDFNQTSARGDPTILKREAETDLLIMDGHTAVIGGIFTRNTGRNLDQVPVLGDIPILGVLFQRRRSSDSRSELVIFITPRIVNRAEALGK; this is encoded by the coding sequence ATGCTGACGAAACCGCGCTCCGCGATGCTCCTCGGGGCGCTCCTCTCCTTCGCCTCCGCAAGGGCATACGCCGACGCGAACACGCGGCTCGAGGTCCGGGACGTCAAGCTCGTTTCGATCGGCAAAGGCGAGGCGCGCGTCTCCGTCACGACGAGCGCGGAGCCGCGCTTCTTCGCGCGCGTCGACAGCGGCGGAAAGCGCCTCGTGATCGACGTCTCGGGTGCCGAGATCAAGGGCGCGCCCGCGGCCATCACGCAAGGCAACACGCTCGTCGGCGGCGTCCTCACGCAGACCTTCGATCAGGACGGCAAGAAGATCACGCGGGTCCTCGTGCAGCTCGCGCGCTCCGCGGAGTACCGCATCAGCGCCGCGCCGACCGGCCTCGTCGTCGACCTCGCGGCTGCCGACGTGACCGCGCCGATGCGCGCGGCCACGCCCGTGGTCACCTCGTCCGCGACGCCGAAGGCCGAGGAGCGCAAGGCCGAGCATGTCGCTTCCGGCGCGGCCGTGACGAACGTCCGCTACGACCATCAACCTGGCAAGGATCGCGTCACGGTGGAGCTCAACGAGAACGTGAAGTTCTCGCACGTGACCTCGGCGAATGGTCGTTCGATCCTCGAGCTCGAAGGCGTGCGCCTGCCCGACGCGCTCGAACGCAAGCTCGACGTGAGCGCCTTCGGCGGCACCATCACGGCGATCTCCACGTACCGGCGCAAGAGCGATGCGTCTCGTGTCGTCGTCGAGGTCGAGCCCAAGGGCGACGTGGTCGGCGTGGTCGCGCGGGAAGGCAGCACGCTCGTCCTCACGTTCGCGGACGCTGCCGCGCACCCGATGCTCAGCGGCGTCGGCGCCGACGGTGGGGCCGCGCGTCGCGTGCGTACGGTGGCGCGGGAAGAGGACGTCGCCGCGACGCCGAGCCCCTCGCGCGCGGCCGAGACCACGGTGGATGGCGAAGAGGCCGCGGGCTTCTTGCCGACGACGCTCGCGCAGCAACGCCGCTTCACGGGCCGTCGCATCGACCTCGACCTCAAGGACGCCGACATCCACAACGTCCTGCGCCTCGTCTCCGACGTCGGCCGCGTCAACATCGTCACGTCCGACGACGTGAAGGGCACCGTCACCATCCGGATGCGCAACGTCCCTTGGGATCAGGCGCTCGAGACGGTCCTCCAGGCCAAGGGCCTCGGCATGGTCCGCCAGGGCAACATGATCCGCGTCGCGCCCCAGGCCGAGCTCAACAAGGAGCGCGAGCTCGACCTCGCGCGCCGCAAGAACGAGCTCGCGCTGGCGCCGCTGGAGACACGCCTCATCCCGGTGAACTACGCCGTCGCCAAGGAGCTCCAGGCGCGTGGCAAGGACCTGCTCTCGCCGCGTGGCTCGCTCGCCGTCGACGATCGCACCAACGTCCTCGTGGCGCGTGACGTCGCGGGCAACCTCGACCAGCTCGAAGAGCTCGTGCGCGCGCTCGACACGCAGACGCCGCAGGTCCTCATCGAGGCGCGTATCGTCGAGGCGACGAGCCGCTACCTGCGCGACGTCGGCATCCAGTGGGGCGGCGATGGCACCGTCAGCCCTGCGACCGGCAACCCCACGGGCCTCGTCTTCCCCTCGCAGATCGGCATCACCGGTGGCGCGAGTGATCAGGCGACGCCCACGGGCGGCCTCTCGCCGTTCCAGAACACCGTCCAGAACCCGAACTTCGCGGTCAACTTGCCGGCCACCACGGGCACGGGCCTCGGCGGCGCGATCGGCATGACGCTCGGCTCGATCGACAACACCGTCAACCTCGCCGTGCGCCTCTCGGCGGCGGAGGCGAGTGGCCTCCTGCGGATCGTGTCGAGCCCGCGCATCCTCACGCTCGACAACCGCGAGGCGCGCATCAGCCAGGGCACGCTCATCCCGTTCTCGCAGATCAGCGCGCAGGGCGTGCAGACGACGTTCCAGGAGGCGAAGCTCCAGCTCCTCGTCAAGCCGCACGTCACGAGCGACGGCAGCGTCTCGATGCACGTCAAGATCAACCGCGACGAGCCCGACTTCAACCAGACCTCGGCCCGCGGTGATCCCACGATCTTGAAGCGCGAGGCCGAGACCGACCTGCTCATCATGGACGGCCACACCGCGGTCATCGGCGGCATCTTCACGCGCAACACAGGCCGCAACCTCGATCAGGTCCCCGTCCTCGGCGACATCCCGATCCTCGGCGTGCTCTTCCAGCGCCGAAGGTCGAGCGACAGCCGCAGCGAGCTCGTGATTTTCATCACGCCACGCATCGTCAATCGCGCGGAAGCGCTCGGAAAGTAG
- a CDS encoding pilus assembly protein PilP gives MKRPRSKLALLVVALVPTALAAGCEEDEFYVPPPSATPPPGAAPDGGAGTDGGAVAANKEQLELPQREFGEADFTETEKNRDPFRGFASVFAQQAKGRTVVQRTVVIERYALDELKLSGLVTRSQPRALFIDPANVGWVIKVGDFVGKPEIVRTGGPTGVDVAINWRVDRIRDGDVVFVREDPAHPEIAPVTRVVALFPEENAGNEGRR, from the coding sequence ATGAAGCGCCCGCGTTCGAAGCTTGCGCTCCTCGTCGTCGCGCTCGTGCCGACCGCGCTCGCGGCTGGCTGCGAGGAAGACGAGTTCTACGTGCCGCCGCCGAGCGCGACGCCACCGCCCGGCGCCGCGCCCGACGGCGGCGCAGGCACGGACGGCGGGGCCGTGGCTGCGAACAAAGAGCAGCTCGAGCTGCCGCAGCGGGAGTTTGGCGAGGCCGACTTCACCGAGACCGAGAAGAACCGCGACCCGTTCCGCGGCTTCGCGAGCGTCTTCGCGCAGCAGGCCAAGGGCCGCACCGTGGTGCAGCGGACGGTGGTGATCGAGCGGTACGCGCTCGACGAGCTCAAGCTCTCGGGCCTCGTCACGCGCTCGCAGCCACGCGCCCTCTTCATCGACCCTGCCAACGTGGGGTGGGTCATCAAGGTCGGCGACTTCGTGGGCAAGCCCGAGATCGTGCGCACGGGCGGACCGACGGGGGTCGACGTGGCCATCAACTGGCGCGTCGACCGCATCCGCGACGGGGACGTCGTTTTTGTTCGCGAGGACCCGGCACACCCGGAAATTGCCCCGGTCACGCGAGTGGTCGCGCTCTTCCCCGAGGAAAACGCGGGCAACGAGGGCCGGCGGTAA
- a CDS encoding type 4a pilus biogenesis protein PilO, which yields MAAKAPAAGSSSLDRLPLAGKIGVGLLFLTLVGALFFVFVYEDLSNDLAAAKQREGTLRGELRAAEAVRDAYQKDRDEKIRSEARAEQTKKILPDEPETPAFLASLQQTATIAGVNLTSWTPVDEVPQEFFAKVPMKLTLTGRYHQIAKFFHGVGQIDRIINMEDIQMKLSTKNGTVRPDQPVEPEVTVECLGTAFRALRLDGKDGAKRRGTGK from the coding sequence ATGGCCGCCAAAGCACCCGCGGCGGGAAGCTCGTCGCTCGATCGTCTGCCCCTCGCTGGCAAGATCGGCGTCGGCCTGCTCTTCCTGACCCTCGTCGGCGCGCTCTTCTTCGTCTTCGTCTACGAGGATCTCTCCAACGATCTCGCCGCCGCCAAGCAACGCGAGGGCACGCTCCGCGGCGAGCTCCGCGCGGCCGAGGCCGTGCGAGATGCCTACCAGAAGGACCGCGACGAGAAGATCCGCAGCGAGGCGCGCGCCGAGCAGACGAAGAAGATCCTGCCCGACGAGCCCGAGACGCCCGCGTTCCTCGCCTCGCTCCAGCAGACCGCCACCATCGCCGGCGTCAACCTCACGAGCTGGACGCCCGTCGACGAGGTGCCGCAAGAGTTCTTCGCCAAGGTGCCGATGAAGCTCACGCTCACCGGTCGCTACCACCAGATCGCAAAGTTCTTCCACGGCGTGGGGCAGATCGACCGCATCATCAACATGGAAGACATCCAGATGAAGCTGTCGACGAAGAACGGCACGGTGCGGCCCGATCAGCCCGTCGAGCCGGAGGTCACCGTCGAGTGCCTCGGGACCGCCTTCCGCGCGCTCCGGCTCGACGGCAAGGACGGGGCGAAGCGGAGGGGGACCGGGAAATGA
- a CDS encoding PilN domain-containing protein: MIRINLLPHKRGAATGAPSQRWLLVVLAVVLLEIVGLFLFYQSKREELDAQNRTNAQIKSQIDDIKRLVADHDEIKKALTVLRAREEAIAKLQAGRSGPTAVLLELAQIMSTGKGPSADPDKLAKLRKDNPLAVFNPAWDSRRLWLTAYLEGQRTVRIEGLARDGNDVYELAQRLKLSPYFYEVTLLPGKKDADQVSKIDLVSFALQLKVRY, encoded by the coding sequence GTGATCCGGATCAACCTCCTGCCGCACAAGCGCGGCGCGGCGACGGGGGCCCCGAGCCAGCGCTGGCTGCTCGTCGTGCTCGCCGTGGTGCTGCTCGAGATCGTGGGGCTCTTCCTCTTCTACCAGTCGAAGCGCGAGGAGCTCGACGCGCAGAACCGCACGAACGCGCAGATCAAGAGCCAGATCGACGACATCAAGCGCCTCGTCGCCGACCATGACGAGATCAAGAAGGCCCTCACCGTGCTGCGCGCCCGCGAGGAGGCCATCGCGAAGCTCCAGGCGGGCCGCAGCGGGCCGACCGCGGTCTTGCTCGAGCTCGCGCAGATCATGTCGACCGGCAAGGGACCCTCGGCCGATCCGGACAAACTCGCGAAGCTCCGCAAGGACAACCCCCTCGCGGTGTTCAACCCGGCCTGGGACTCGCGCAGGCTCTGGCTCACGGCGTACCTCGAAGGGCAACGCACGGTGCGCATCGAGGGCCTCGCCCGGGACGGCAACGACGTCTACGAGCTCGCGCAGCGGCTCAAGCTCTCGCCTTACTTCTACGAGGTCACGCTCTTGCCCGGGAAGAAGGACGCGGATCAGGTCTCGAAGATCGATCTCGTGAGCTTCGCCCTCCAGCTCAAGGTGAGGTACTGA
- the pilM gene encoding type IV pilus assembly protein PilM yields MADGNNLVGVDIGSSSIKVCQLKEGRKGLSLVRAGYCPLPPQSIVDGHVMNASAIVAAVGRALADAKIKQREVALSISGQAVIIRKITVPLMTQNELDEQIQWEAEQHIPFDIKDVHVDYEVLRRRPEAGQMDLLLVAAKREEVSDYLEVARQAKLKPLVLDIDAFTVQNLFEYGRGIPADQTFAIINVGASLTSINIVSRGASSFTRDIPNAGNYVTEQIQKQLGVTFEQAEELKCQSVAQPFGPAAQVPPIVDAVCDTIAGEIQRSLDFFLATSGEPEMHRIYLTGGTSNLPALPAAISRRSRVQVEMLQPLERVTVEGKDVNADMLRTRGSQLCVALGLAMRKDKEKRA; encoded by the coding sequence ATGGCGGACGGAAACAACCTGGTGGGCGTCGACATCGGCTCGAGCTCCATCAAGGTGTGCCAGCTCAAGGAAGGGCGCAAAGGGCTGTCGTTGGTCCGGGCGGGCTACTGCCCCCTGCCGCCGCAGAGCATCGTCGACGGCCACGTGATGAACGCCTCGGCGATCGTCGCGGCCGTGGGCCGGGCGCTCGCGGACGCCAAGATCAAGCAACGCGAGGTCGCGCTGAGCATCAGCGGCCAGGCCGTGATCATCCGCAAGATCACCGTGCCGCTCATGACCCAGAACGAGCTCGACGAGCAGATCCAGTGGGAGGCGGAGCAGCACATCCCCTTCGACATCAAGGACGTGCACGTCGACTACGAGGTCCTGCGCCGCCGCCCCGAAGCAGGGCAGATGGATCTCCTCCTCGTCGCCGCGAAGCGTGAAGAGGTCAGCGACTACCTGGAGGTCGCACGACAAGCAAAGTTAAAACCCCTCGTCCTCGACATCGACGCCTTCACTGTCCAGAACCTCTTCGAGTACGGCCGCGGCATCCCTGCCGATCAGACGTTCGCGATCATCAACGTCGGCGCCTCGCTCACCTCGATCAACATCGTCTCGCGCGGCGCGAGCTCCTTCACGCGCGACATCCCGAACGCGGGCAACTACGTCACCGAGCAGATCCAGAAGCAGCTCGGCGTCACGTTCGAACAGGCCGAAGAGCTCAAGTGCCAGAGCGTCGCGCAGCCCTTCGGCCCCGCGGCCCAGGTGCCGCCGATCGTCGACGCCGTCTGCGACACGATCGCCGGCGAGATCCAGCGCTCGCTCGACTTCTTCCTCGCCACGAGCGGCGAGCCCGAGATGCACCGGATCTACCTCACGGGCGGCACCTCGAACCTCCCTGCGCTGCCTGCGGCGATCTCGCGGCGCTCGCGCGTGCAGGTCGAGATGCTCCAGCCGCTCGAGCGCGTGACCGTCGAGGGCAAGGACGTGAACGCCGACATGCTCCGCACCCGCGGCTCGCAGCTCTGCGTGGCCCTGGGTCTCGCCATGCGCAAAGACAAGGAGAAGCGCGCGTGA